A region of Liolophura sinensis isolate JHLJ2023 chromosome 8, CUHK_Ljap_v2, whole genome shotgun sequence DNA encodes the following proteins:
- the LOC135472665 gene encoding TBC domain-containing protein kinase-like protein: MSALGKAELGMITFFASSHPNDKCGANGLPLTPNSIKVLGNFQQLAIIQHPHLCKYIHISRGKHERLIIVAEHYRESLSSTLHSGKFSSEDNLKQLAFEVLSGLEYMNTKGLTHRNLSPSNILFDTKGKVKLAKFGMYHMTDCGANVSFPIGFPKYMAPEVICAGPVQVDEHHGSAIQAPSGPKVDVWSLAIILLEALLGKKLWSSLSLQQIVHKVLDFLNTDYHPLDVIAKDITPECLAKLQLLSEEMRDFLRQCLTVSPEKRPCPADLLQHPAFREQRLHQVPHKNGVQLFSIALRCQDLELPKYDKDGRVIDLDDDHLEQRSIEEVFYLWQLAGGDLDSSLKKADLVKAKPPVTLLPNFVCNEGEVFGQARDGCELLDDKVILLSQQQLRQRLQNIDEAAYYPLLEDESVSNASLPSSPSSVDLSDTASLPLIIRERDIEYQFHRIMLYERLLKAYPYKRAHIWKEARVDVPPLVRAHVWATLLEVEGDVQGKFDMIDKETPTPTDRQIEVDIPRCHQYDEMLSSPVAHVKFKRILKAWVVSHPQYVYWQGLDSLSAPFLSLNFNNEALAFACLQAFIPKYLHKFFLKDNSPVIQEYLAVFSHLIAFHDPELSNHLDGIGFIPDLYAIPWFLTMYAHVFPLHKIMHLWDTLLLGNSSFPLCIGVAILHQLRDRLLSYGFNECILLFSDMPEIDIEKVVQDSIRIFCSTPKSATYRQHARPPRRIQEKKDGRPNVSYYSRDYNDLPTNELSMEPMTVEELKAEKFPRISAEDLIELSELKGSAFSRSPTKKSQNSKPKLLIIDVRSPDEYKRGMVPNSINIPFQTAFSPEGDLVPSPAVHTLNTHKTQVKVVVGSRGKVASNFANELVRLAYSKTCVLHKGIDVLRQTGLLTVPPADL, encoded by the exons ATGTCAGCCCTAGGGAAAGCAGAGCTGGGAATGATAACATTCTTTGCCTCCAGTCATCCTAATGACAAGTGTGGGGCGAATGGCCTACCCTTGACTCCAAACTCCATCAAAGTCCTTGGCAACTTTCAGCAGTTGGCTATCATCCAACATCCCCACCTCTGTAAATACATTCACATTTCCAGAGGAAAACATG AGAGGCTGATCATAGTAGCTGAACATTACAGAGAGAGTTTGTCATCAACTCTTCACTCTGGCAAATTCTCCAG TGAAGACAACCTAAAGCAGCTAGCTTTTGAAGTTCTATCTGGGCTGGAGTATATGAACACAAAAGGTCTCACCCACCGCAACCTTTCACCCTCCAATATTCTCTTTGATACAAAG GGTAAGGTGAAGCTGGCCAAGTTTGgcatgtatcacatgactgaCTGTGGGGCTAATGTGTCATTCCCTATTGG GTTTCCAAAGTACATGGCCCCAGAAGTGATTTGTGCGGGTCCTGTTCAAGTGGATGAACACCACGGTTCAGCTATTCAAGCTCCGAGTGGCCCAAAGGTGGATGTGTGGTCTCTAGCCATTATTCTCTTGGAAGCCTTACTG GGGAAGAAGTTGTGGTCCTCGCTGAGTCTACAGCAGATTGTTCATAAAGTCCTGGATTTTTTGAATACTG ACTACCACCCTCTAGATGTCATAGCTAAGGACATCACTCCAGAATGCCTGGCCAAACTGCAG ttgttgtctGAGGAGATGAGAGACTTTCTCAGACAGTGCTTGACAGTTTCCCCAGAAAAACG GCCTTGTCCAGCTGACCTACTACAACATCCAGCCTTTAGAGAACAAAGACTTCATCAG GTTCCCCACAAGAATGGTGTCCAGCTCTTTTCCATAGCTCTGAGATGTCAAGACCTGGAGTTACCGAAATATGACAAGGATGGCCGTGTCATAG ACCTTGATGATGATCACCTGGAGCAGAGGTCCATAGAAGAGGTGTTCTACCTGTGGCAGTTAGCAGGAGGAGACCTGGACTCTAGCCTCAAAAAGGCTGACCTGGTTAAGGCTAAGCCACCTGTCACCTTACTACCCAA TTTTGTGTGCAATGAAGGAGAGGTGTTTGGACAAGCCAGGGATGGTTGTGAATTGTTAGATGACAAGGTCATACTTCTTTCCCAACAGCAACTCAGACAG AGACTCCAGAATATAGATGAAGCTGCCTATTACCCCCTTCTGGAAGACGA GTCAGTGAGTAATGCCAGCCTGCCCAGTTCACCCAGCAGCGTAGACCTGTCAGACACTGCTAGTTTACCTCTGATAATCAGAGAGAGGGATATAGAGTATCAG TTCCATAGAATCATGCTTTATGAGAGATTACTCAAAGCTTACCCGTACAAACGCGCCCATATTTGGAAGGAAGCTCGGGTAGATGTCCCTCCTCTGGTCAGAGCACATGTCTGGGCCACATTGTTAGAAGTTGAG GGAGATGTCCAGGGGAAATTTGATATGATTGACAAGGAAACTCCAACACCCACAGACAGACAG ATAGAGGTTGACATTCCTCGCTGTCACCAGTACGATGAGATGCTCTCCTCTCCCGTCGCTCACGTCAAGTTTAAGAGGATCTTAAAGGCGTGGGTTGTCTCTCACCCTCAGTATGTGTACTGGCAGGGACTAGACTCTCTGTCGGCCCCTTTCCTCTCACTCAACTTTAACAATGAGG CCCTGGCATTTGCTTGTCTACAAGCTTTCATCCCAAAGTATCTGCATAAGTTTTTCCTCAAGGACAATTCCCCGGTAATCCAGG AATACCTGGCTGTTTTTTCCCACCTGATAGCTTTCCACGACCCAGAATTAAGCAACCATCTGGATGGGATAGGCTTTATACCTGAT TTGTATGCCATTCCATGGTTTCTGACAATGTATGCCC ACGTATTCCCCTTGCACAAGATCATGCACTTGTGGGATACACTGTTGCTAGGCAACTCCTCATTCCCATTGTGCATTGGTGTAGCCATCCTTCATCAGCTGAGAGACAGACTTTTATCTTATGGGTTCAATGAGTGCATCCTTCTCTTCTCAGATATGCCAG AAATAGACATAGAGAAGGTGGTACAGGATTCCATTCGAATCTTCTGTAGTACTCCAAAGAGTGCCACATACAGGCAGCATGCACGTCCTCCACGTCGGATTCAGGAGAAGAAAGATGGCCGCCCCAATGTGTCTTACTATTCCCGGGATTATAATGACCTTCCTACAAATGAACtg TCTATGGAACCAATGACTGTAGAGGAACTGAAGGCGGAGAAATTCCCTCGGATTTCCGCTGAAGATTTAATAGAGTTGAGTGAGCTCAAGGGATCTGCCTTTTCTAGGAGTCCTACCAAGAAGTCCCAGAACAGCAAGCCTAAGCTGCTTATCATTGATGTACGCTCACCAGACGA GTATAAAAGGGGCATGGTGCCCAACAGCATCAACATACCATTCCAAACAGCATTCAGCCCTGAGGGTGACCTTGTGCCCAGCCCAGCAGTACATACTCTTAACACACACAAGACTCAGGTCAAGGTGGTTGTGGGTAGCAGAGGCAAAGTCGCATCCAAT tttgctAATGAGCTGGTGAGGTTGGCTTACTCCAAAACCTGCGTCCTACATAAGGGTATAGATGTTTTACGTCAGACAGGTCTCCTAACAGTTCCTCCTGCTGACCTCTAA